The Neobacillus sp. PS3-34 genome has a window encoding:
- a CDS encoding pseudouridine synthase, whose protein sequence is MRIDKLLANLGFGSRKEVKKLLKDGAVKVNDIVVKDAKQHVDPINENVTLNGDRIEYKEFIYLMMNKPPGVLSATEDTREETVIDLLELEDQVYNPFPVGRLDKDTEGLLLITNNGQLSHRLLSPKKHVPKTYFAVIEGEVTEEDVKAFKNGVTLDDGYYTKPGDLVILKSGLMSDIELTITEGKFHQVKRMFESVGKRVVYLKRMSMGPLKLDDTLELGEYRELEDEEIQLLKEYQVI, encoded by the coding sequence ATGAGGATAGATAAACTGCTGGCTAATCTCGGTTTTGGCAGCCGGAAAGAAGTGAAGAAGCTTCTAAAAGATGGTGCTGTCAAAGTGAATGATATTGTTGTAAAGGATGCAAAACAGCATGTGGATCCAATCAATGAGAATGTAACATTGAATGGAGATAGAATCGAATATAAAGAATTCATATATTTAATGATGAACAAGCCCCCAGGTGTTCTGTCCGCTACAGAAGATACAAGAGAGGAAACAGTCATCGATTTATTGGAGCTTGAAGATCAGGTATATAATCCTTTTCCGGTCGGAAGGCTTGATAAGGATACAGAAGGGCTTCTGCTGATTACAAACAATGGCCAGCTTTCCCACCGTTTGCTGTCGCCAAAGAAACATGTCCCAAAGACTTACTTTGCGGTAATCGAAGGGGAAGTGACCGAAGAAGACGTCAAAGCTTTTAAAAATGGAGTAACTTTGGATGATGGTTACTATACTAAGCCAGGGGACCTGGTAATCCTGAAATCCGGCTTAATGTCCGACATTGAACTGACGATAACTGAAGGGAAATTCCATCAAGTAAAACGGATGTTTGAGTCAGTGGGCAAGAGGGTTGTTTACTTAAAAAGAATGTCCATGGGCCCGCTTAAGTTGGATGATACGCTTGAGCTCGGAGAGTACAGGGAATTGGAAGATGAGGAAATACAATTACTGAAAGAATATCAAGTTATATAG
- a CDS encoding DeoR family transcriptional regulator yields the protein MKPSTNRMLNRIKCIYMFICKNGMVSTQQLVEEFGITPRTIQRDLNVLVYNDLVISPSRGKWTTTKKKVKMTS from the coding sequence TTGAAACCTTCGACTAACCGGATGTTAAACCGTATCAAATGCATCTACATGTTTATTTGTAAGAACGGAATGGTTTCCACACAACAGCTTGTAGAGGAATTTGGTATCACTCCTCGCACGATTCAAAGAGACTTAAATGTCCTGGTTTATAATGACCTGGTAATCAGTCCTAGCCGGGGAAAATGGACAACTACGAAGAAAAAAGTAAAAATGACCTCGTAA
- the dat gene encoding D-amino-acid transaminase, producing the protein MEFVILNGEIIERNEAKIDVEDRGYQFGDGVYEVIRVYNGKMFTSKEHLERFEKSAGNIGISVPYSLGEMSSLLEQLILKNDIQLGTVYLQITRGISPRNHAFPHAETPTTMVAYTRQVERPVGNMKSGVKAILTEDIRWLRCDIKSLNLLGNLLAKQKAVEAGCFEAIQHRGETVTEGSSSNVFIVKDGTIFTHPADNLILNGITRKKLQEICSTHSIRLEERSFSIEELMHADEVLMSSTTAEIMPIIDIDGNKVNGGVPGEMSKKLQELFEAEIEIQCGQLVTTPGEI; encoded by the coding sequence ATGGAATTCGTTATATTAAATGGGGAAATCATTGAGCGGAATGAAGCTAAAATTGATGTGGAAGACCGCGGCTACCAATTTGGCGACGGTGTTTACGAGGTGATCCGGGTTTATAATGGAAAAATGTTTACCTCAAAGGAACATTTAGAGCGCTTTGAGAAGAGTGCCGGAAACATCGGCATTTCAGTTCCTTATTCCTTAGGCGAAATGAGCTCTCTTCTAGAACAGCTGATTTTGAAAAATGATATTCAGCTTGGCACGGTATACTTGCAGATTACAAGGGGTATATCGCCGCGAAATCACGCCTTTCCTCATGCTGAAACGCCTACAACCATGGTTGCCTATACAAGGCAAGTAGAGCGCCCTGTCGGAAATATGAAATCAGGTGTAAAGGCAATTCTGACCGAGGATATCCGCTGGCTTCGCTGTGATATTAAAAGCCTGAATCTGTTGGGAAACCTGTTAGCAAAGCAAAAGGCAGTGGAAGCTGGCTGCTTTGAGGCCATTCAGCATCGAGGAGAGACCGTTACAGAAGGAAGTTCATCCAATGTTTTCATTGTAAAAGACGGCACCATCTTCACCCATCCTGCCGATAATCTTATATTAAATGGGATCACCCGAAAAAAGCTGCAGGAGATTTGCTCCACACACAGCATTCGTCTTGAAGAGAGAAGCTTCTCGATTGAAGAATTAATGCATGCAGACGAGGTTTTAATGTCTAGTACAACGGCTGAAATCATGCCGATTATCGATATAGACGGAAATAAAGTGAACGGCGGCGTTCCAGGGGAAATGTCAAAAAAGCTTCAAGAATTATTCGAAGCAGAAATCGAAATTCAATGCGGCCAGCTAGTTACAACACCAGGTGAAATTTAA
- the cysK gene encoding cysteine synthase A yields the protein MKVVNNIADLIGDTPLVKLNRLVPDHCASVYLKLEFYNPSKSVKDRAAYNMIIEAEKAGLLKQGSTIIEPTSGNTGIGLAMNAAARGYKAILVMPDTMTKERINLLKAYGAEVVLTPGDEKMPGAIKKAQELTDQIENSFMPMQFENEANPEAHRKSTALEIIEAMKEINKPLGAFVATAGTGGTITGTGEVLKEHYKDMTVHVVEPKGSPVLSGGKPGKHKLVGTSPGFIPDILNQDVYDEIHPIKDEDAYEMVHRLAREEGILVGPSSGGACFAAIEVAKRLSSDQAVVCIACDTGERYLSSDLFQFE from the coding sequence ATGAAGGTAGTAAATAATATTGCTGATTTAATCGGAGATACTCCGCTCGTGAAACTAAACCGCCTCGTCCCCGATCATTGTGCATCGGTTTATTTGAAGCTGGAGTTTTACAATCCTAGTAAAAGTGTAAAAGACCGTGCTGCCTATAACATGATTATCGAAGCTGAAAAAGCCGGCTTACTTAAGCAGGGTTCGACTATTATTGAACCCACAAGCGGGAATACAGGCATTGGACTCGCAATGAATGCTGCAGCGCGAGGTTATAAAGCGATCCTCGTGATGCCTGATACGATGACAAAGGAACGGATCAATTTATTGAAGGCATATGGTGCAGAGGTAGTATTGACACCTGGAGATGAAAAAATGCCCGGTGCCATTAAAAAGGCCCAGGAGCTGACAGATCAAATTGAAAACAGCTTCATGCCAATGCAGTTTGAAAATGAAGCGAATCCGGAAGCACATCGAAAATCCACTGCCCTTGAAATTATCGAAGCCATGAAGGAAATAAACAAGCCCTTAGGAGCCTTCGTTGCAACGGCTGGAACCGGAGGAACCATCACTGGTACAGGCGAGGTCCTTAAGGAGCACTATAAGGATATGACCGTCCACGTGGTTGAACCAAAAGGTTCTCCTGTCCTTTCCGGCGGAAAACCTGGAAAGCATAAATTGGTAGGGACAAGCCCAGGATTTATTCCAGATATACTCAATCAGGACGTGTACGATGAAATTCATCCAATCAAAGATGAAGATGCGTATGAAATGGTGCACCGGCTCGCACGGGAGGAAGGCATCCTTGTTGGCCCATCTTCAGGAGGAGCCTGTTTTGCAGCCATAGAAGTCGCTAAACGCTTATCATCTGACCAGGCTGTCGTCTGCATTGCATGCGATACCGGTGAAAGATATTTATCCAGTGATTTATTCCAATTTGAATAA
- the thpR gene encoding RNA 2',3'-cyclic phosphodiesterase produces MENKPHYFFALKLPQETKISMGKNFTELKELFPFKRWVHEEDLHITLAFLGSAPENLLITAKKLVVAAIRDVPPFPVEINKLGVFGIEEMPRVFWAGIQENKELHSLRNRVYQACSEAGFQLESRPFSPHITLARSWAGAEPFMKREAMENWGKLQPVPLRFNANEVVLYQTHLDRCPKYEAIEAFPLK; encoded by the coding sequence ATGGAAAATAAGCCTCATTATTTCTTTGCGCTAAAACTTCCCCAGGAAACAAAGATTTCCATGGGAAAGAATTTCACTGAGTTAAAAGAGCTTTTTCCATTTAAACGCTGGGTTCATGAAGAGGATTTGCATATTACGCTTGCCTTTCTTGGCTCAGCCCCGGAAAATTTACTAATTACAGCGAAAAAATTAGTGGTAGCAGCAATCAGGGACGTTCCTCCCTTTCCAGTGGAAATAAACAAACTGGGAGTTTTTGGAATAGAAGAAATGCCCCGTGTTTTCTGGGCAGGCATTCAGGAAAATAAAGAATTGCATAGTTTAAGAAATAGGGTGTATCAAGCTTGTTCCGAGGCAGGATTTCAGCTCGAAAGCCGTCCGTTCAGCCCTCATATTACACTGGCAAGAAGCTGGGCAGGAGCAGAGCCATTCATGAAAAGGGAAGCCATGGAAAATTGGGGGAAGCTGCAGCCGGTTCCGCTTAGATTTAATGCAAATGAAGTCGTTTTATATCAAACACATTTGGATAGGTGCCCAAAATATGAAGCAATTGAAGCCTTCCCACTTAAATAA
- a CDS encoding nuclease-related domain-containing protein has product MGQLIKLQDYISRYEQDVYAYPARFVRLKKQQWVRTKENWEDGSINASNLSFHQPSLDKKEDKEKQPFLSKMKSFLKIDSTEENVWDAVPVEKESESDDSGLDFTTAFHIKPRTLDDLKQQFLDQLFRFQLKWASSTLFEKSELHSRYFFEEKLKFFLQRFPDTFLTLYKPVFLLQKAPVEAEVILLTPTEALCISFLEEEDSSVFIGSNEHFWTKRRNAYENKVLNPLLSLNRTEKIVRKIFQMNEIELPVHKLVMSRNGYIDYPSAPYDVKLVEKRNFEEWFRTMRALKSPLKHVQLKGAHTLLQFCQTSSMRRLEWEQPEMENES; this is encoded by the coding sequence ATGGGCCAATTAATTAAACTGCAGGATTATATATCACGTTATGAACAGGATGTATATGCTTACCCTGCTCGTTTTGTGAGACTGAAAAAACAGCAATGGGTTCGAACGAAAGAAAATTGGGAGGATGGAAGTATAAACGCTTCCAATTTGTCTTTCCACCAGCCATCACTAGATAAAAAGGAAGATAAGGAAAAACAGCCCTTTTTATCTAAAATGAAGAGTTTTTTAAAGATAGACTCAACTGAAGAGAATGTATGGGATGCTGTACCCGTAGAAAAAGAGTCAGAATCCGATGATTCGGGGCTTGATTTCACGACAGCGTTTCACATTAAACCCCGGACACTGGATGATTTAAAGCAGCAGTTCCTTGATCAGCTGTTCCGTTTCCAATTGAAATGGGCAAGCTCTACATTATTTGAAAAATCGGAACTTCACTCCAGGTATTTTTTTGAGGAGAAATTAAAATTTTTCCTGCAGCGTTTTCCAGACACTTTTTTAACACTTTATAAGCCCGTTTTTTTATTGCAAAAAGCACCTGTGGAAGCGGAAGTTATTTTACTGACACCAACCGAGGCATTGTGTATTTCATTCCTGGAGGAAGAGGATTCTTCCGTGTTTATAGGTTCCAATGAACATTTTTGGACAAAGAGGCGCAATGCGTATGAAAATAAAGTTCTAAATCCGTTGCTGTCCCTAAATAGGACTGAAAAGATTGTCAGGAAAATTTTTCAAATGAACGAAATTGAGTTACCTGTACATAAATTAGTAATGAGTAGAAACGGATACATTGATTACCCGTCAGCGCCTTATGATGTAAAGCTCGTAGAAAAGCGGAATTTTGAAGAATGGTTTCGAACGATGAGAGCATTAAAATCTCCTCTTAAACATGTACAGCTGAAGGGAGCCCATACTCTTCTGCAATTCTGCCAAACATCGAGCATGAGGAGACTCGAATGGGAACAGCCGGAAATGGAGAATGAATCATAA
- a CDS encoding diacylglycerol kinase family lipid kinase, with amino-acid sequence MRRIYFIVNPAARNGHCLKTWHMVEKKLMERGIHYFAFFTEHAGHARELAGEIARKQTGESTIIVAVGGDGTVHEVINGIHNFPDVSFGFIPGGSGNDFSRGFRIPSDPIKALEVLEKLMEKEGVLIDVGKISLENKEQRYFINNMGAGFDALISYEVNHSKAKAILNKLSLGRLVYAYFLLKKVAVYKRCDITLTIDGEKRLLDDAWFITVSNQPFYGGGMKIAPEALMDDGLFDITAVHRLSRLKLLFVFISVFWGKHIHFKEVKTFKGKSVLINSSDPIHVHADGENIGYTPLSIQLQHHALHVLARKAAHHDDYTKERDVNECQ; translated from the coding sequence ATGAGGAGAATTTATTTTATTGTGAATCCAGCAGCAAGGAACGGACATTGTTTAAAAACGTGGCATATGGTGGAAAAGAAACTTATGGAACGAGGAATCCACTACTTTGCCTTTTTTACTGAGCATGCTGGTCATGCGAGAGAGCTCGCCGGTGAAATCGCCCGTAAACAGACTGGTGAGAGTACTATTATTGTTGCTGTCGGAGGAGACGGAACCGTTCACGAAGTCATTAATGGAATCCATAACTTTCCAGATGTTTCGTTTGGGTTTATTCCTGGGGGATCGGGAAATGATTTTTCAAGAGGATTCAGGATTCCGTCTGACCCAATTAAAGCACTGGAAGTTCTCGAAAAACTTATGGAAAAAGAAGGCGTGCTGATTGATGTTGGTAAGATAAGCCTTGAGAATAAGGAGCAAAGGTATTTTATAAACAATATGGGTGCGGGTTTTGATGCTTTAATTTCTTATGAGGTAAACCATTCAAAGGCTAAAGCAATCTTGAATAAACTTTCATTAGGCAGACTTGTGTATGCTTATTTTTTACTGAAGAAAGTAGCCGTTTATAAACGTTGTGACATTACGCTGACTATTGATGGCGAAAAGCGCCTTTTGGATGATGCGTGGTTTATAACGGTTTCAAACCAGCCTTTTTATGGCGGCGGAATGAAAATAGCACCTGAAGCCCTTATGGATGATGGTTTATTCGATATTACTGCTGTGCACCGTCTATCAAGATTGAAGCTATTATTTGTTTTTATCAGTGTGTTTTGGGGAAAACATATACACTTCAAAGAAGTTAAGACGTTTAAAGGCAAATCGGTATTAATCAATTCTTCAGACCCTATCCATGTACATGCAGATGGGGAAAATATCGGGTATACACCTTTATCGATACAACTGCAGCATCATGCATTACATGTTTTGGCAAGAAAAGCCGCCCACCATGATGATTACACGAAAGAGAGGGATGTAAATGAGTGCCAATGA
- the pulA gene encoding type I pullulanase produces MSANDRIFLAYLDGMQSITILLPLTYHNGLSSSFILTSESFETPLEIKEKLDIEDYIKYVCSIPAKISFGKTYWIKDEYGGRSDLQIGAVIRTAQFDEEFYYQGSDLGVSFSNGETRFKLWAPTATQVKVKLQPPDSPYFEIIKMKRCDNGVWEAAVERDLEYFRYSFLVLINREWREAADPYAISATPNGEFGVIVRMDKTKLLRPDLPPFEHPVDAIIYETHIRDFTIHPQSGVINKGLYSGASEADTKGADGKPTGLSYLKELGITHIEFLPFHDFAGVDELDRSKEYNWGYNPVHFNVPDGSYCSDPQEPYSRIMELKQMIHEIHQHGLRVIMDAVYNHVFIRETSAFEKIVPGYFFRHNEYGMPSNGTGVGNDIASERLMARKFILDSVRFWLEEYQVDGLRFDLMGILDVETMNEVRALSDAIVPGSLLIGEGWDLNTPLPPEKKATIRNQSSLPGIGQFNDWFRDAIKGSTFNLYDKGFAMGNEHYYDAAKEVLTGSIGFRRKENALFSEPAQSVNYVEAHDNHTLWDKLLACFEGIDDCIKKKYHRLATSMVFLSQGIPFLHSGQEFFRTKNGIGNSYRSPDCINQLDWERKSENENNVQYISGIIQIRKFFECFRIRTAEEIRERTALMELPIPMIGFQFRLASENCEWDEILFLINPLQTMQQVKIPEGEWTVFADENRAGIEPLRIINSGFLTMEPLSLAVLGKKITP; encoded by the coding sequence ATGAGTGCCAATGACCGGATTTTCCTTGCATATTTAGATGGAATGCAGAGTATTACGATACTGCTCCCTCTTACTTATCATAATGGCCTTTCATCCTCCTTTATCCTGACAAGTGAATCATTTGAAACTCCTCTAGAAATAAAAGAGAAATTGGATATCGAAGATTATATTAAATATGTTTGTTCTATTCCTGCCAAGATTTCTTTTGGGAAAACTTATTGGATTAAGGATGAATACGGCGGCCGTTCCGATTTGCAGATTGGTGCGGTGATCCGGACAGCTCAATTTGATGAAGAGTTTTATTATCAAGGTTCTGATTTAGGCGTTTCCTTTTCTAATGGGGAAACACGTTTTAAGTTATGGGCGCCAACTGCTACCCAGGTGAAAGTAAAGCTTCAGCCCCCTGACAGTCCTTATTTTGAAATAATTAAAATGAAACGCTGTGATAACGGCGTTTGGGAAGCAGCTGTTGAACGAGATCTGGAATATTTCCGATACTCCTTCCTTGTTCTTATCAATCGGGAATGGCGGGAAGCAGCCGATCCATACGCAATCTCAGCAACACCGAATGGAGAATTTGGTGTCATTGTCCGAATGGATAAAACAAAGTTATTACGTCCTGATCTTCCACCCTTCGAGCACCCCGTGGATGCAATTATTTATGAAACACACATAAGAGACTTCACCATTCATCCCCAGAGTGGAGTGATAAACAAGGGTCTGTATTCAGGGGCAAGTGAGGCAGATACAAAAGGAGCGGACGGCAAGCCAACTGGTTTATCCTATCTTAAGGAATTAGGCATCACGCATATCGAATTTCTCCCCTTCCATGATTTTGCCGGGGTGGATGAATTGGATAGGAGTAAGGAATATAATTGGGGCTATAATCCGGTTCATTTTAATGTTCCGGATGGAAGCTATTGTTCAGATCCACAGGAGCCTTATTCGAGGATAATGGAACTAAAACAAATGATCCATGAGATTCACCAGCATGGCCTTCGAGTCATAATGGATGCCGTATATAACCATGTTTTCATTCGGGAAACTTCAGCATTTGAAAAAATCGTTCCAGGATATTTTTTTAGACATAATGAATACGGAATGCCGTCAAATGGTACAGGGGTGGGCAACGATATTGCATCTGAAAGGTTAATGGCGAGGAAGTTTATCCTGGATTCAGTCCGCTTTTGGCTGGAAGAATATCAGGTCGACGGGCTCCGCTTTGATTTAATGGGAATATTGGATGTGGAGACAATGAATGAAGTCAGAGCACTTAGTGATGCAATTGTGCCTGGCAGCCTTTTAATTGGAGAAGGATGGGACCTTAATACACCGCTTCCCCCAGAAAAAAAAGCAACGATTCGCAATCAGTCCAGCCTTCCGGGCATTGGACAGTTCAATGATTGGTTCCGGGACGCCATAAAAGGCAGTACATTCAATTTATACGATAAAGGGTTTGCAATGGGGAATGAGCATTATTATGATGCGGCTAAAGAAGTGCTCACAGGCAGTATTGGATTTAGGAGGAAGGAAAATGCACTGTTTAGCGAACCAGCCCAATCCGTCAATTATGTCGAAGCACATGACAATCATACATTGTGGGATAAGCTGCTTGCCTGCTTTGAGGGTATCGATGATTGTATAAAAAAGAAATATCATCGCCTAGCTACAAGCATGGTATTTTTATCTCAGGGTATCCCATTTTTGCACAGCGGCCAGGAATTTTTCCGGACAAAAAACGGAATAGGGAATAGCTACCGTTCACCTGACTGCATTAATCAGCTCGATTGGGAAAGAAAGTCTGAAAATGAAAATAATGTCCAGTACATCAGTGGTATCATTCAAATCCGTAAATTTTTTGAATGCTTCCGTATCCGTACCGCTGAAGAAATCAGGGAGCGAACCGCATTAATGGAGCTTCCCATCCCCATGATTGGTTTCCAATTCAGATTGGCAAGTGAAAATTGCGAATGGGATGAAATACTTTTTTTGATAAACCCATTACAAACGATGCAGCAAGTCAAAATACCTGAAGGGGAATGGACCGTATTTGCTGATGAAAACCGCGCGGGCATTGAACCTTTAAGAATTATTAATAGTGGCTTTTTGACAATGGAACCCTTAAGCCTCGCTGTATTGGGCAAAAAAATAACCCCCTGA
- a CDS encoding phosphotransferase family protein, giving the protein MEHILGQEWEIVPAGGATGEAFFARHEDQELFLKRNSSPFLAVLSAEGIVPKLVWTKRLENGDVFTAQQWLNGRELKPAEMNQDRVAKLLKKIHRSKPMLRMLRQLGKTPLQPEFLLQKAEEELDSEVLGLPEVQKTMAFLRLEAGNVHSEEKVVCHGDVNHNNWLLAENNQLYLIDWDGAMVADPAIDLGLMLYWYISEEDWENWLAMYGKQLTEHLKLRMKWYVALQTLSSIHWHKSKSRFQEMDRWIQFLNVIL; this is encoded by the coding sequence TTGGAACATATATTAGGACAAGAATGGGAAATTGTCCCTGCGGGCGGTGCAACTGGAGAAGCCTTTTTTGCCAGGCATGAAGACCAGGAATTATTTTTAAAGCGCAATTCGTCCCCTTTTCTTGCTGTTTTATCAGCAGAGGGAATCGTCCCAAAGCTTGTTTGGACAAAAAGATTGGAAAATGGAGATGTTTTTACCGCCCAGCAATGGTTAAATGGCAGAGAGCTTAAGCCTGCCGAAATGAATCAGGACAGGGTGGCAAAGCTTCTTAAGAAAATACACCGCTCCAAACCAATGCTTAGAATGCTGAGACAGCTGGGAAAGACTCCATTGCAGCCTGAATTCCTTCTGCAAAAAGCCGAGGAAGAATTGGATTCAGAGGTGCTTGGACTTCCAGAGGTGCAAAAGACAATGGCTTTTCTCAGATTAGAAGCAGGCAATGTCCATAGTGAAGAAAAAGTTGTTTGCCATGGGGATGTAAACCATAACAACTGGCTGCTGGCAGAAAACAACCAGTTGTATCTCATTGATTGGGATGGCGCAATGGTCGCAGATCCGGCAATCGATTTAGGACTTATGCTTTATTGGTATATATCGGAAGAGGATTGGGAAAATTGGCTGGCCATGTATGGAAAACAGCTGACGGAACATTTAAAGCTTAGAATGAAGTGGTATGTGGCACTTCAAACCCTATCTTCGATTCACTGGCATAAAAGTAAAAGCCGGTTCCAGGAAATGGACCGCTGGATTCAGTTTTTAAATGTCATATTATAA
- a CDS encoding YtzH-like family protein, whose product MPISHHDQVTLLKDILNNHQADCCGSVSECEQLERLVKSLMVNSNINQNVKTILEEIYEYSQHGAQTADLDSHILSNQGRLSDWVSNIDQFS is encoded by the coding sequence ATGCCAATAAGCCACCATGATCAGGTCACACTGCTAAAAGATATATTAAACAATCACCAAGCTGATTGCTGCGGTTCGGTTTCTGAATGTGAACAATTGGAACGGCTCGTAAAATCATTAATGGTCAATTCCAATATTAATCAAAATGTAAAAACAATATTAGAAGAAATATATGAGTACAGTCAGCACGGAGCCCAAACTGCAGATTTAGACAGCCATATCCTCTCAAATCAAGGGCGTCTTTCTGATTGGGTCAGTAACATTGATCAATTTTCTTAA
- the trmB gene encoding tRNA (guanosine(46)-N7)-methyltransferase TrmB: MRFRNKPWAREKIEQHPEYFILEPEKYKGKWQEAFSVKQPLHIEIGTGKGRFITGMAKANPEINYIGIELAESVIVSVLDHLVETELPNLRLLNVNATDLKDFFDKNDVDRIYLNFSDPWPKVRHEKRRLTYKSFLKNYEDILPDGGEIHFKTDNQGLFEYSLMSFSEYGLLLKYVSLDLHNSEFEGNIMTEYEEKFSSKGNRIYRCEVKYR, from the coding sequence ATGCGATTTAGAAATAAGCCCTGGGCAAGGGAGAAAATAGAGCAACATCCAGAATATTTTATTCTTGAACCAGAAAAATACAAGGGTAAGTGGCAGGAAGCGTTTTCTGTAAAACAGCCGCTTCATATTGAGATTGGAACAGGAAAAGGACGATTTATTACGGGGATGGCAAAAGCAAATCCTGAAATAAATTACATCGGTATTGAGTTAGCTGAGAGTGTGATTGTATCTGTTCTAGACCATCTTGTTGAAACTGAATTGCCGAACCTTAGACTTTTAAATGTAAATGCAACTGATTTAAAAGATTTCTTTGATAAAAATGATGTTGACCGCATTTACTTGAACTTTTCCGATCCATGGCCCAAGGTCCGCCATGAAAAAAGGCGTCTAACTTATAAAAGCTTTTTAAAGAACTATGAAGATATCCTTCCAGATGGGGGAGAAATCCATTTTAAGACGGACAATCAAGGCTTGTTTGAATATTCACTAATGAGCTTTTCCGAGTATGGATTATTATTAAAATATGTAAGCCTTGATCTGCATAACAGTGAATTCGAAGGAAACATCATGACAGAGTATGAAGAAAAGTTCTCCAGTAAGGGGAACCGAATTTACCGCTGTGAAGTAAAATATAGATAG
- a CDS encoding PepSY domain-containing protein, translated as MNWKSFLLGAAVGLAGGYALREAVSQRTDISAEKVLSTAKKQFKLNGPISGSWIHMESEPFVKNQIKYMVYKGGITRGNHEKFEFIADSSTGTILEVNPLSL; from the coding sequence ATGAATTGGAAATCCTTCTTGCTTGGCGCCGCGGTTGGCCTTGCTGGCGGATATGCTTTAAGAGAAGCCGTATCCCAAAGGACAGATATCTCAGCTGAGAAAGTTCTAAGCACTGCAAAAAAGCAATTCAAGCTGAATGGTCCAATCAGCGGTTCATGGATTCATATGGAGTCTGAGCCTTTTGTGAAAAACCAGATAAAATATATGGTTTATAAAGGCGGCATAACAAGAGGAAACCATGAGAAGTTTGAATTCATAGCTGATTCTTCGACCGGAACTATACTCGAGGTAAATCCCTTAAGTCTGTAG